In Agrobacterium sp. RAC06, a single window of DNA contains:
- a CDS encoding ArsR/SmtB family transcription factor, which translates to MTNADPFMAIADPNRRHILEDLRRGEKTVNELAAQLPISRPAVSQHLKALLDSGLVDVRSEGTRRIYVINRPGFDRMNMWLDQFWS; encoded by the coding sequence ATGACGAACGCAGACCCGTTCATGGCGATCGCAGACCCGAACCGGCGGCATATCCTCGAGGATCTGCGTCGGGGGGAAAAGACCGTGAACGAACTTGCCGCGCAGCTGCCGATCAGCCGCCCTGCGGTCTCGCAACATCTGAAAGCATTGCTCGACAGCGGCCTTGTCGATGTCCGCTCCGAAGGCACGCGTCGGATCTATGTGATCAATCGACCCGGCTTCGACCGCATGAACATGTGGCTCGACCAGTTCTGGTCCTGA
- a CDS encoding peptidoglycan -binding protein, with protein sequence MALGRNRRRERGVDYWPGFVDALSTLLLAIMFLLTVFVVAQFILGREISGKDEVLNRLNSQIAELTQLLALEKSGNQDLQDTLASLQSSLSSSESERSRLQQLLDSGAGSADVANQKVGRLTDELDAERQVSARAMSQIELLNQQIGALRAQIAAIEGALQASEAKDQASQARIADLGRRLNVALAQRVQELNRYRSDFFGRLREILSDRDNIRIVGDRFVFQSEVLFPVGGADLDAAGQGEMDKLAAAILELAQEIPEEINWVLRVDGHTDASPLTGTGRYRDNWELSSARATSVVKYLISRGVPANRLVAAGFGEFQPIAEGDTPDTLAQNRRIELKLTER encoded by the coding sequence ATGGCGCTCGGGCGCAACCGCCGCCGCGAGCGCGGGGTCGATTATTGGCCGGGCTTTGTCGATGCCCTGTCGACGCTCTTGCTCGCCATCATGTTCCTGCTCACCGTCTTTGTCGTCGCGCAGTTCATCCTGGGACGTGAGATCTCGGGAAAGGACGAAGTGCTGAACCGGTTGAACAGCCAGATCGCCGAACTCACCCAGTTGCTGGCACTGGAAAAGAGCGGCAATCAGGATCTCCAGGATACACTGGCTTCACTGCAATCCTCTCTCTCCTCGTCCGAAAGCGAGCGCAGCCGGCTGCAGCAGTTGCTCGATAGCGGTGCGGGCTCGGCAGACGTCGCCAACCAGAAGGTTGGCCGGCTGACCGATGAACTCGATGCCGAAAGGCAGGTAAGCGCGCGGGCAATGAGCCAGATCGAGCTCTTGAACCAGCAGATCGGCGCGCTTCGTGCACAGATCGCCGCCATCGAAGGGGCGCTCCAGGCCTCCGAAGCCAAGGATCAGGCCTCCCAGGCGCGGATCGCGGATCTTGGCCGCCGCCTCAATGTGGCGCTTGCCCAGCGTGTTCAGGAACTCAACCGGTATCGCTCGGACTTCTTCGGACGGCTGCGCGAAATTCTCTCCGATCGCGATAACATCCGGATCGTCGGCGACCGCTTCGTCTTCCAGTCGGAAGTGCTCTTCCCCGTCGGCGGCGCCGATCTCGATGCGGCCGGGCAGGGGGAAATGGACAAGCTCGCTGCGGCCATTCTCGAACTTGCCCAGGAGATTCCTGAAGAAATCAACTGGGTGCTCCGGGTCGACGGGCATACCGACGCATCGCCGCTCACCGGCACCGGCCGGTATCGCGACAACTGGGAGCTCTCGTCCGCGCGCGCGACATCGGTGGTGAAATACCTGATCTCCAGAGGCGTTCCCGCCAACCGCCTGGTCGCTGCCGGCTTCGGCGAGTTCCAGCCGATCGCGGAAGGCGACACGCCGGACACCCTGGCACAGAACCGTCGCATCGAACTCAAGCTGACCGAGCGCTGA
- the purE gene encoding 5-(carboxyamino)imidazole ribonucleotide mutase produces the protein MTAECPPVAIIMGSQSDWETMKNAADTLDALGVSYEARIVSAHRTPDRMVAFAKGARDEGFKVIVAGAGGAAHLPGMVASMTNLPVFGVPVQSKTMSGLDSLYSIVQMPAGIPVGTLAIGRAGAVNAALLAARVLAAFDEELADRLDEWVERQTASVAEYPVDEAP, from the coding sequence ATGACAGCTGAGTGCCCGCCCGTCGCCATCATCATGGGAAGCCAGTCCGACTGGGAAACCATGAAGAATGCCGCAGACACGCTCGACGCACTCGGCGTCTCCTATGAAGCCCGCATCGTTTCGGCACACCGCACGCCCGACCGCATGGTGGCCTTTGCCAAGGGCGCCCGCGACGAGGGCTTCAAGGTGATTGTCGCCGGCGCCGGTGGCGCTGCCCACCTGCCGGGCATGGTCGCCTCGATGACCAACCTGCCCGTCTTCGGCGTGCCCGTTCAGTCAAAAACGATGTCCGGCCTCGACAGCCTCTATTCCATCGTCCAGATGCCCGCCGGCATTCCCGTCGGCACGCTTGCCATTGGCCGCGCTGGCGCCGTCAACGCAGCCCTGCTCGCCGCCCGCGTGCTGGCCGCTTTCGACGAAGAACTGGCCGACCGCCTCGACGAATGGGTCGAACGCCAAACGGCATCGGTCGCTGAATACCCCGTGGACGAGGCCCCATGA
- the ykgO gene encoding type B 50S ribosomal protein L36 yields MKIKNSLKALKARHRDNRLVRRKGRIYIINKQNPRFKARQG; encoded by the coding sequence ATGAAGATCAAGAACTCGCTGAAAGCGCTTAAGGCCCGTCATCGCGACAACCGTCTGGTTCGCCGCAAGGGCCGCATCTACATCATCAACAAGCAGAACCCGCGCTTCAAGGCTCGCCAGGGCTGA
- a CDS encoding MgtC/SapB family protein, whose product MDLIDVFQRLGLAIAIGAAVGVERHWRERDEPEGARIAGIRTFTLIGMTGGISGLLDQGMAPSGLSGLIIASFLIVISVVLLRFGLMEARAEGSFSATTVIAGITTFGLGALAVAGDMSVASAAGAATVTILASREFLHAAIRRLTWIELRSAVVLLAMGLVLLPLIPADPYGPFGGVSPRSLVILVITLASISYVGYVAVRLIGGGRGDLVAGAVGGLVSSTATTLAMARQSQNTTAAAGPAAGAIAAGSISLFRTALLLLALAPALGWRLLPGLLVAGGVMLAGAMTAIARGDTASEADLPGNPFELSQVIKMAVLITVIAFIARAASQIFGDGGLYVVSALTALADVDAATVTVAGMLPALPIDVALIAVGIAVNANMAAKVVYGAVAGSRGFSLRLAAASVVAVAGGLIVTFAAGHI is encoded by the coding sequence ATGGATCTGATCGATGTCTTTCAACGTCTCGGGCTTGCTATCGCCATCGGCGCCGCTGTCGGCGTCGAGCGGCATTGGCGGGAGCGTGACGAACCCGAGGGTGCACGCATCGCCGGGATCCGGACCTTCACGCTGATCGGAATGACCGGTGGGATCAGCGGCCTCCTGGATCAAGGCATGGCGCCGTCCGGACTGTCCGGGCTGATCATTGCGAGCTTTCTGATCGTCATCTCCGTGGTTCTCCTGCGCTTTGGCCTGATGGAGGCGCGGGCCGAAGGCTCGTTCAGCGCGACGACCGTCATTGCTGGCATCACCACGTTTGGCCTCGGTGCGCTTGCGGTTGCGGGAGATATGTCGGTTGCCTCTGCGGCGGGCGCTGCCACGGTCACGATCCTTGCCAGCCGCGAATTCCTGCATGCCGCGATCCGGCGGCTGACCTGGATCGAACTGCGCTCGGCGGTCGTGCTGCTCGCCATGGGCTTGGTGCTCTTGCCGCTTATTCCGGCCGATCCCTATGGTCCGTTCGGCGGGGTGTCGCCTCGCAGCCTTGTCATCCTGGTGATCACGCTCGCCTCCATTTCCTATGTCGGCTATGTCGCGGTCCGGCTGATCGGTGGCGGGCGCGGTGATCTTGTCGCCGGTGCCGTGGGTGGGCTCGTCTCTTCGACGGCAACGACGCTCGCCATGGCGCGCCAGAGCCAGAACACGACGGCAGCCGCCGGTCCTGCGGCCGGTGCGATCGCGGCAGGGAGCATCTCGCTTTTCCGCACGGCGCTTCTCCTCCTCGCACTGGCTCCGGCGCTCGGCTGGCGCCTGTTGCCCGGCCTGCTCGTTGCCGGTGGCGTAATGCTTGCGGGTGCCATGACGGCGATCGCTCGCGGCGACACGGCGTCAGAGGCAGACCTGCCCGGTAATCCGTTCGAGCTGTCGCAGGTCATCAAGATGGCTGTTCTGATCACCGTCATCGCCTTCATCGCGCGTGCGGCAAGCCAGATCTTCGGTGACGGCGGCCTTTACGTGGTCTCGGCTCTGACGGCTCTTGCCGATGTCGATGCGGCAACGGTCACCGTTGCGGGGATGCTGCCTGCGCTTCCCATCGACGTGGCGCTCATTGCTGTCGGGATCGCCGTGAACGCCAACATGGCGGCTAAAGTGGTCTATGGGGCGGTCGCGGGTAGCCGTGGTTTTTCGCTGCGGCTTGCAGCCGCCTCGGTGGTTGCTGTCGCCGGCGGCCTGATCGTCACCTTCGCTGCAGGGCACATCTGA
- a CDS encoding sulfite exporter TauE/SafE family protein codes for MLTDPNFYAVAIPAVALVGLSKGGLGGAFALIGVPLLAFAVPPMQAAAIFLPILLVMDAVALWAWRHHNNRATLIAMLPGAVIGIGLGWANSTYVSADAMRLVLGGISIVFSLKYFLESWAAYKGQETVPVGQRPIAGSFWGSLSGYASFVAHAGGPPFQIYVLPLKLDPLTYTGTSTRFFAILNAIKVIPYFALGELDATNLSLSAALLPIALVSTLAGARLVHYLKPAIFYPLMYGMVLIAGSKLTWDGTRGLFGI; via the coding sequence ATGCTGACAGACCCGAACTTCTATGCCGTCGCCATTCCCGCTGTTGCTCTTGTCGGCCTGTCGAAAGGTGGTCTCGGTGGCGCTTTCGCGCTGATCGGCGTGCCCCTCCTCGCCTTTGCCGTACCGCCGATGCAGGCCGCGGCGATCTTTCTGCCGATCCTTCTCGTCATGGATGCCGTCGCACTCTGGGCCTGGCGTCACCACAACAACCGAGCGACCCTCATTGCCATGCTGCCGGGTGCGGTGATCGGCATCGGGCTCGGCTGGGCAAACTCCACCTATGTCTCGGCCGATGCGATGCGCCTGGTTCTCGGCGGCATTTCGATTGTCTTTTCGCTCAAGTATTTTCTGGAAAGCTGGGCGGCCTACAAAGGCCAGGAAACGGTACCCGTCGGACAACGCCCGATCGCCGGCAGCTTCTGGGGCTCCCTGTCAGGTTATGCGAGCTTCGTTGCCCATGCCGGCGGCCCGCCCTTCCAGATCTATGTCCTGCCGCTGAAGCTCGATCCGCTGACCTATACCGGAACCTCGACGCGCTTCTTCGCCATCCTCAATGCGATCAAGGTCATCCCCTATTTTGCGCTCGGAGAGCTGGATGCGACCAATCTCAGCCTGTCGGCGGCCCTGTTGCCCATCGCGCTGGTGTCGACGCTCGCAGGCGCACGCCTCGTGCATTACCTGAAACCGGCGATTTTTTATCCCTTGATGTACGGCATGGTCCTGATCGCCGGCAGCAAGCTGACCTGGGACGGCACCCGGGGGCTTTTCGGCATCTGA
- a CDS encoding YdcH family protein, translated as MTIQAHLESLQKKHGALEEKLHDALASPSIDDRHIAELKRLKLRLKDEMERLRASTRH; from the coding sequence ATGACCATACAGGCTCATCTTGAATCGCTGCAGAAGAAGCATGGAGCCCTCGAGGAAAAACTCCATGACGCGCTTGCATCCCCCTCCATCGATGACCGGCACATTGCCGAATTGAAGCGCCTGAAACTGCGTCTCAAGGATGAAATGGAACGCCTGAGGGCCTCCACACGCCACTGA
- a CDS encoding 5-(carboxyamino)imidazole ribonucleotide synthase produces MTIRTIGIIGGGQLGRMLAMSAARLNFRTVILEPQADSPAEQVANQQITAAYDDPAALAELARLCDVVTYEFENVPVSAAETLAASVPVYPPPKALEVAQDRVTEKRFLNASGIETARFHAVDSQADLEAALADFGGEGVLKTRRLGYDGKGQKVYRKGDSSDGGYQALGSVPLILESFVPFVREISMIAARGTDGEVRCYDPTENVHRNGILHTSTQPAAITPQTATAAREAATKLLDALGYVGVVGMEFFVLEDGSLIANEIAPRVHNSGHWTEAACIVSQFEQHIRAVASLPLGDTVRHSDCVMTNLIGDDIDSVPAWLAKPNVLVHLYGKTEARPGRKMGHVTEILPFRD; encoded by the coding sequence ATGACCATCCGCACCATCGGCATCATCGGTGGCGGCCAGCTTGGCCGCATGCTGGCCATGTCCGCCGCCCGACTGAATTTCCGCACAGTGATTCTCGAGCCGCAGGCCGACAGCCCCGCTGAGCAGGTGGCCAACCAGCAGATCACGGCCGCCTATGACGATCCGGCAGCACTCGCCGAACTCGCCCGCCTCTGCGACGTCGTTACCTACGAATTTGAAAACGTGCCCGTTTCGGCCGCCGAAACGCTGGCTGCCAGCGTGCCCGTCTATCCGCCGCCAAAGGCTCTCGAGGTTGCCCAGGATCGCGTGACGGAAAAACGTTTCCTCAACGCATCCGGCATCGAGACCGCCCGTTTCCACGCCGTGGACAGCCAGGCCGACCTCGAAGCAGCCCTCGCCGATTTCGGCGGTGAAGGCGTGTTGAAGACCCGCCGCCTCGGATACGACGGCAAGGGACAGAAGGTCTATCGCAAGGGTGACAGCTCAGACGGTGGTTATCAGGCACTCGGCTCGGTCCCGCTGATTCTCGAAAGCTTCGTGCCCTTCGTCCGCGAGATCTCGATGATAGCCGCCCGCGGCACTGATGGCGAAGTCCGCTGCTACGACCCGACCGAGAACGTTCACCGCAACGGCATCCTGCACACCTCGACGCAGCCCGCGGCCATTACCCCACAAACAGCAACCGCCGCCCGCGAGGCCGCGACCAAGCTGCTGGACGCCCTAGGCTATGTCGGCGTCGTCGGCATGGAGTTCTTCGTGCTCGAAGATGGCAGCCTGATCGCAAACGAGATCGCCCCGCGCGTGCACAATTCCGGCCACTGGACGGAGGCTGCCTGCATCGTCTCACAGTTCGAGCAGCACATCCGCGCGGTTGCCTCTCTGCCGCTCGGTGACACCGTTCGCCACTCCGATTGCGTTATGACGAATCTGATCGGCGACGACATCGATTCTGTCCCCGCCTGGCTCGCAAAGCCGAACGTGCTCGTCCATCTCTACGGCAAGACGGAAGCTCGCCCCGGTCGCAAGATGGGCCATGTCACCGAAATCCTGCCGTTTCGCGACTGA
- a CDS encoding YdcH family protein, which produces MADQEQADVRLSLARLRQEHEDYDAAINAMITTGCDALRIQRMKKKKLSIKDKITALEDQIIPDIIA; this is translated from the coding sequence ATGGCCGATCAGGAACAGGCCGACGTCAGGCTCTCGTTGGCACGGCTTCGCCAGGAACATGAAGACTATGATGCGGCGATCAACGCGATGATCACGACTGGCTGTGATGCCCTGCGGATCCAGCGGATGAAAAAGAAGAAATTGTCCATCAAGGACAAGATCACCGCGCTGGAAGACCAGATCATCCCCGACATCATCGCCTGA
- a CDS encoding inositol monophosphatase family protein → MARSALLNVMVQSALKAGKSLSRDFGEVQNLQVSVKGPGDFVSQADFRAEKIVREELLKSRPTYGFLGEEGEEIKGTDGAHRWIVDPLDGTTNFLHGIPQFAVSIALERNGEIVAGVIFNPATDELYTTEKGGGAFLNDRRIRVGARKVLSDCVVGCGVPHLGRGQHGKFLVELRHVMGEVSGVRRMGAAALDLAYVAAGRLDGFWEAQLNAWDIAAGILLIKEAGGFVSDMKGGQDMFENGTVLAGNEYIRKALEEVVNRPVPQA, encoded by the coding sequence ATGGCCCGCTCCGCCCTTCTCAATGTCATGGTCCAGTCTGCCCTCAAGGCCGGCAAGTCGCTGTCGCGCGATTTCGGCGAAGTGCAGAACCTGCAGGTCTCTGTGAAGGGCCCCGGCGACTTCGTCTCGCAGGCCGATTTCCGCGCCGAGAAGATCGTGCGTGAAGAGCTGCTCAAGTCCCGCCCGACCTATGGCTTCCTCGGCGAGGAAGGCGAAGAGATCAAGGGCACCGACGGCGCGCATCGCTGGATCGTCGACCCGCTCGACGGCACCACCAACTTCCTGCACGGCATTCCGCAGTTCGCCGTGTCGATCGCGCTTGAGCGCAATGGCGAGATCGTCGCGGGCGTCATTTTCAATCCGGCGACCGATGAACTCTACACGACGGAAAAGGGTGGCGGCGCCTTCCTCAACGACCGTCGCATCCGTGTCGGCGCACGCAAGGTGTTGTCCGATTGCGTCGTCGGCTGCGGCGTGCCGCATCTGGGACGTGGCCAGCACGGCAAGTTCCTCGTCGAACTGCGCCATGTCATGGGCGAAGTCTCCGGCGTCCGGCGCATGGGTGCTGCTGCCCTCGACCTCGCCTATGTCGCGGCCGGTCGTCTCGACGGCTTCTGGGAAGCGCAGCTCAATGCCTGGGACATCGCAGCCGGCATTCTCTTGATCAAGGAGGCCGGTGGCTTCGTCTCCGACATGAAGGGCGGCCAGGACATGTTCGAGAACGGCACGGTGCTTGCCGGCAACGAATATATCCGCAAGGCTCTCGAAGAGGTCGTGAACCGTCCGGTGCCGCAGGCCTGA
- a CDS encoding thiamine phosphate synthase codes for MIENRCRLVLIVPDMADPAERAEVLRNALRGGDVASVVIPQYGLDDTVFQKHAEMLVPVIQEAGAAALVVDNSRVAGRVKADGLHVTGNAEALAEAVEKHAPKLIVGGGNAMDRHHALEMGEVQPDYIFFGKIDGDIKPEAHSKNVALGEWWSSMIEIPAIVMGGSDPASAVVVAESGVEFVALGKAVFADPAQAAAIVTRVNAELDEKAPRFED; via the coding sequence ATGATCGAAAATCGCTGCCGCCTGGTCCTCATCGTTCCCGATATGGCGGATCCCGCCGAACGCGCCGAGGTGCTCCGCAATGCGCTGCGCGGCGGCGACGTCGCATCGGTCGTCATCCCGCAGTACGGGCTCGACGACACCGTCTTCCAAAAGCATGCCGAAATGCTCGTTCCGGTCATCCAGGAGGCGGGTGCCGCTGCGCTCGTCGTCGACAACAGCCGCGTCGCCGGTCGGGTGAAGGCCGATGGATTGCATGTCACCGGCAATGCCGAAGCACTGGCAGAGGCCGTCGAGAAGCATGCGCCGAAGCTGATCGTCGGTGGTGGCAATGCGATGGACCGGCACCACGCGCTGGAAATGGGTGAGGTTCAGCCCGACTATATCTTCTTCGGCAAGATCGACGGGGACATCAAGCCGGAGGCGCATTCGAAAAATGTCGCGCTCGGCGAATGGTGGTCGTCGATGATCGAGATCCCGGCCATCGTCATGGGCGGCTCGGATCCAGCCTCGGCGGTCGTCGTTGCCGAGAGCGGCGTCGAATTCGTGGCGCTCGGCAAGGCCGTCTTCGCCGACCCTGCACAAGCTGCCGCGATTGTGACCCGTGTGAATGCCGAGCTTGACGAAAAAGCGCCACGGTTTGAGGATTGA
- a CDS encoding flagellar motor protein MotA, which yields MAKVKLEDLEVGETRPGAYGQKLSSPMPFFTTMVIFLIIVCFIAAILYRQAHAAFITNPGLNGLILGVLVVGIILVFAQVLALRPEVRWFNSFRAAGDNAMLVGRDPKLLAPMRALIGGRRSMAISTAALRSILDSIGTRLDESRDTTRYLIGLLVFLGLLGTFWGLLGTIGSINEVIGSLDPASGDSNDILQSLKTGLTAPLSGMGTAFSSSLLGLSGSLILGFLDLQAGRAQNRFYIELENWLSSVTDLDSERPVASESNGGVASDDIRLLVEEIQKLASREGNDRSVAAIAGLAEGIQGLVKNMRNEQQMLRDWIEAQQEDARAMRKTLDRLNDKIGGAK from the coding sequence ATGGCGAAAGTGAAGTTGGAGGATCTCGAGGTGGGCGAGACCCGTCCGGGAGCATACGGCCAGAAGCTCTCCAGCCCGATGCCCTTCTTCACGACGATGGTGATCTTCCTGATCATCGTGTGTTTCATCGCGGCAATCCTCTACCGACAGGCGCATGCTGCCTTCATCACCAATCCCGGCCTGAACGGCCTGATCCTCGGCGTTCTCGTCGTCGGCATCATCCTCGTCTTTGCCCAGGTGCTGGCGCTTCGACCTGAAGTCCGCTGGTTCAATTCCTTCCGCGCTGCCGGCGACAATGCCATGCTGGTGGGCCGTGATCCGAAACTGCTCGCCCCCATGCGGGCGCTGATCGGTGGCCGCCGCTCGATGGCGATTTCGACGGCCGCCCTGCGCTCCATTCTCGATTCGATCGGCACGCGGCTCGACGAGTCGCGCGACACCACTCGATATTTGATCGGTCTGCTTGTCTTTCTCGGACTTCTGGGAACGTTCTGGGGACTGCTCGGCACGATCGGCTCGATCAACGAGGTCATCGGTTCGCTCGATCCTGCGTCGGGAGACAGCAATGACATTCTGCAATCGCTGAAGACGGGCCTGACGGCGCCGCTTTCCGGCATGGGCACGGCCTTTTCCTCGTCGCTGCTCGGTCTTTCAGGCTCTCTGATCCTCGGCTTCCTCGATCTGCAGGCCGGCCGTGCGCAGAACCGCTTCTACATCGAACTCGAAAACTGGCTTTCCTCCGTCACCGATCTCGACTCGGAGCGCCCCGTGGCTTCGGAATCCAACGGCGGTGTTGCGAGTGACGATATCCGCCTGCTGGTCGAGGAGATCCAGAAACTCGCCAGTCGCGAGGGCAATGATCGCTCGGTTGCCGCGATTGCCGGCCTCGCCGAGGGCATCCAGGGGCTGGTCAAGAACATGCGCAACGAGCAGCAGATGCTGCGCGACTGGATCGAGGCCCAGCAGGAAGATGCGCGCGCCATGCGCAAGACGCTGGACCGGTTGAACGACAAGATCGGCGGGGCGAAGTAA
- a CDS encoding tetratricopeptide repeat protein has translation MRSISSHHRLILAALAGACLALASPVLGQESEDGLEIGDAPAILPADPDNAGEIERGARPSSSTGDANTLDRGDRDSLPPVTKGAKPTADDKSEELQGINIYLRMGAPLPEVPPEKPYDGKPDEAYGAFQRGLFLTAVDKALPRAQLGDPAAQTLLAEIMSRGLGVKRDLKGAAFWYGQAAQGGDPSAMFKYALLLMEGREVPQDRAKADEFMRRAADAGNASAQFNWAQILVSGTPGVRGLTAAMPYYEKAAEQGIADAQYALAQVYSALKDVPPEKKARAREWMMRAARAGFDTAQLDMGLWLVNGYNGPRDYEAGYRWLSIAAARGNVVAQNRIAHLYINALGTGPNPVEAAKWYVLSRRAGLKDPALEDFYLGLNEEQQKQAIDLANRFRRI, from the coding sequence ATGCGTTCAATCTCGTCCCATCATCGCCTGATTCTCGCCGCGCTCGCCGGGGCATGCCTTGCCTTGGCCAGCCCGGTGCTGGGACAGGAGAGCGAGGATGGTCTCGAGATCGGCGACGCACCGGCCATCCTGCCGGCCGATCCCGATAACGCAGGCGAGATCGAACGCGGGGCACGGCCCAGCAGCAGCACGGGTGATGCCAACACGCTCGACCGCGGCGACAGGGATTCCCTGCCTCCGGTAACCAAGGGCGCGAAGCCGACAGCCGACGACAAGTCGGAGGAACTGCAGGGCATCAACATCTACCTGCGCATGGGCGCGCCACTGCCGGAAGTGCCGCCGGAAAAACCCTATGATGGAAAGCCCGACGAGGCCTATGGCGCATTCCAGCGCGGGCTGTTCCTGACGGCCGTCGACAAGGCGCTGCCGCGCGCCCAGCTCGGCGATCCGGCTGCCCAGACACTGCTTGCGGAAATCATGTCGCGCGGGCTCGGCGTCAAGCGCGATCTGAAGGGGGCTGCCTTCTGGTATGGCCAGGCTGCCCAGGGCGGCGATCCTTCCGCCATGTTCAAATATGCGCTTCTCCTGATGGAGGGCCGGGAGGTCCCGCAGGATCGAGCCAAGGCCGACGAGTTCATGCGGCGCGCGGCCGATGCCGGCAATGCCTCGGCGCAGTTCAACTGGGCGCAGATCCTGGTCTCGGGGACGCCCGGCGTGCGCGGCCTGACCGCCGCCATGCCCTATTACGAAAAGGCCGCCGAACAGGGAATTGCCGACGCGCAATATGCGCTGGCGCAGGTCTATTCCGCATTGAAGGACGTGCCGCCGGAAAAGAAGGCGCGCGCTCGTGAATGGATGATGCGGGCGGCTCGTGCCGGTTTCGACACGGCCCAGCTCGACATGGGGCTCTGGCTGGTCAACGGCTACAACGGCCCCCGCGATTACGAGGCCGGTTATCGCTGGCTGAGCATTGCGGCTGCACGTGGCAATGTGGTTGCCCAGAACCGGATCGCCCATCTCTATATCAATGCACTCGGTACCGGGCCCAATCCGGTCGAAGCCGCCAAGTGGTATGTGCTGTCGCGTCGTGCGGGTCTCAAGGATCCGGCGCTTGAGGACTTCTATCTGGGGCTCAACGAGGAACAGCAGAAGCAGGCGATCGATCTCGCCAACCGCTTCCGTCGGATCTGA